The Nicotiana tomentosiformis chromosome 9, ASM39032v3, whole genome shotgun sequence genome contains the following window.
AGCATATTGAAATATGTTAATTACTTAGTTAGTCTCCCACTAAAAtcactaattacccacataattaagaattatcccaaattacttaaaatactactcattttttaacataccttatacaccttactatcatggtcatgttgtaccttgtatgacactagttcataaataccgggtattatagttcggaccgtattgtatcccaaattgacaaccttcaatgaaactcattttctttgattcgtttatcctttaaccttcacggcacttacttatcatctgttataaatagcataaatgcttaaaacctcaaaaataatctcattcccgaacttacgtcgattaacttacggtgaaagtttaacgtacgaaatgcgggatgtaacagttataacccatttatcacatcttactcataatgcttcattaactctcttcttattctctagCTAATaattatgtctatcactttattctgaatattttaacaaaatattctttcacttttagctccccttgcttcatctcactggctcttcgggttccctaacattctctttttttTAACTAGGGgtgggagtcatactaaggtaaatatttatcccttctaggattccactgcctatcttctgaaatttttgaATATTCTAGTATTAATATCTGACTGTACAATTCTAGAGTTCactatctgggtgtctcacaaggagaactattaccacgttttcaatatccttcgaaaatatcAGCTAATACtgacaatccatccaccattttgggttactctaaccccaacagGATCCTGATATCCAATTCtcctcttaaactatatatgttagctccaatagggcataactgagatgggtgtggccaattgtacaaaCCTCTGTGGTAACTCAAAATACTTATATTTCTTTGTCTGAATTATAAATACTAATAATCTACACTAACGGGGTAcctcattgtcacgacccaaaccgatgggccataaCGAGTGCCCGAAtactacctatcgaacacccttaagcatgcgtctaagatataaacatgaataatatTTGCTTAATTACGAGAATAACATGCGTGAGGGAAACccgtccaaaagacatatatacatatacgtgcGAAATACATAGGGCGAGctgacaaggctgctatagacaactacacATATTGTCTATAGACCTCTAATAAAATATACAACTATACAAGGATGGGACTaggccacgtcatacccatatatgtatacaaacatatcataccaaaatcaaaagctccggatcaaatggagcatgcCAACTCTAGCTGATCAaagatcctaagaagggggactgtcagcttgtctacctgcacctgcgggcatgaaacgcaggcctcGAAAAATaaggcatcagtacgaataatgttctgagtatgtaaggcatgaaaatcagtgcATAAGAGACATAGATGAACCATGGAATAGAGAATTCCACCTGTAAGTttaaataactttgtaaatcctgaaacacttataatgtcatgcacgtgcgtataaatgccGTGTCATGCATAAGTAttggtgtacataacatcatcaagcctctgagggcatcccatcatataatcTCGGCCAcagtgggcaaaatcatcagcttataccagctgatcaggtggtggtgcgtatataacgtcgtaaccttttcccatatcccatatacatataatatacgcatatataatgtcatctggtcatgggtcaatatgcatgtataaatggatgaaatgcataaaaaaatatgttaataagatcaatattcctttcggataaacttaatcaactacgtatttttctgagacccatgaacaaaagatatattaaTATGTCACAtgtggaatcaagaacatagacacccctagtacttctatgaatagagtcatttatgaaagttgtgcgtttgctcgttttgtttgtatcatttggataattgttacaccccatattttcatacgtgaaagtacgccataaataaattggtgGAAGCTcgtaaatgagatgttacatcccgtattttcgtatgttaaagtttcgtcgtaagttaatcgacgtaaaattcgggaatgaggttattttgaaattataagcattatgcaatttcaaacacgtgatgagtaaatttgtgaaggaaaAAGGgaaagcaaatcgaagaaaaggaatttcgtcaaagtttgacattttgagataaaatacggcccgagctaaaatacccagtatttatggactagtgccatacaaggtaccatatgaccatgatagtaaggtgtataaggtatgtaaaagtgagtagtattttaagtaagttgaggtaTTTcgtaattatgtgagtaattaattaattattgggtaataggAGATTGCCCAGTTAATTAAAGAATTGGGTAAGATAaacacccccacgtggcagcaaatgCCTTAGGTAGTAGTGACTCTTACTTCAATAGGTTAGGTAGCTTATTTAGATGATTTTGTGACATTGACATTGacattatatcttttgttcatgggtctcagaaaaatacgtagttgattaagtttatccgaaaggtatattgatcttattaacgtatttcttatgcatttcatgcatttatacatatacattgacccatgaccagatggcgttatatacgagtatattatatgtatatgagatatgggaaaaggttatggggttatatacacaccaccacctgatcagctggtatacgttgatgatgttgcccacagtagttgaaatgatatgatgggatgccctcagaggcttgatgatattatgaacgcatatacccatgtaTGGTAAGACATTTATactcatatgcatgacattataaaaatgaaatgattcacagagctatgcagacgtacatgtcgagtcttctactccatgtttctctcatgtctattatttactgatttttatttcttacatactcggtatattatttgtactgacgtcccttttgcctgggtacgctgcgtttcatgcccgcaggtctcgatagacaggtcgagagtcctccaagtaggcgatcagctcagtggaagatgttggtgcactccatttgctccggagttgcttgtttggtcagtataatttagatgtatattgtttggtatggcggggctctgtcccgacctttatgacatttatgtactcttagaggcttgtagacatatgtcgtatacgtgaaagattgtacggccttgtcggacTATGTTTTGactttataaatgatcatgttggccttatagacccatatgtcatgtatatatgatgatgtaataagaaagatacgttgtGTTggtggttgagtaaggtaccaggtgcccgtcgcgacccatcggtttgggtcgtgacaataatgccaaaaagaaataagggatagccttaacatacctgagtggattctcttgacaatccctctaacacacattaattgcgacaaaacacgtgacggcaagatcgTAGTAGAGAAATATCTGTATGATGTTCAAGAGAAAGATTACActgtactcccttataattgcaaaatctcatgttgcttaagatgctatgaaatcttgtttgaattgttgaagatgcTTTGAAATCTCACGTTACTATAATATTAAGAAATCTCGTTTGAATGTAAGGTTGAAGAAACTCACATTGCTAATGCAATTTTCATCTTTGCTGAGGCATTTTTCCTTAACTTAGATGTAAAACATCTCCATTTGTGAATTAGAGAAGGGATTTTAAGTCTtggtggtgtgggccccactagGATGACTAAGCCACAAATCTTTCTTGATGTGACACCTTATAACATGGACTTTAAGAGTCATAAGTTGGCTGCCACGTTAAGGCTTATCCAAAGCCTTAATTAATCACCCACTAattcttaattaacttgttaattctcccattaactaataattaaccaattatctacataattaagaattatctcaaattacttaaaatactactcacttttgacacactttatgtacctgattatcatggtcatgtggtaccttgtatgacactagtccataaatatcggatattatagctcggaccatattttatctcaaatcgacaaccttcaacgaaactcattttctttgattcatttATCTTTAACCTTCACAGCACTTACTTATCccatgttataaatagcataaatgcttataacctcaaaactaatcttatccccgagtctacgtcgattaacttacgatgaaactttaacgtacgaaaacgcaagatgtaacatcctttccccctttgaaacattcgtcctcgaatggttAACTCCCCAGGATCTATATAAATTTTGGtagagtcgcctttgtaacagtACTACTATCAATCCTTTatgtagaaaactcaataattcaatgccacataTTGCCACAATCATTAATCACTACAATAACCTCACACGACTAGTGAAAATaattaacacaagaatccatattCGTATCTTAAGGCTATGATGTCTCAGCCAGATCATTCTCTGGAAgaggaaataagggaggatacctagacttcatgtcttcttcggtttcccaagtcatttcttccaaattattgtttctccaatgtactttaaccgaagctacgtctttatTCCTCAATCTctgaacctgtctatctagtatagcaatgggagtttcctcatatgatagatgtTCTGTGActtgaacatcgtcaactgacaCAAATCtggaaggatctccgatacagttacggagcatagacacatgaaagactggatgtacagattCCAtgtcagaaggcaagtctaactcatatgctacctggcctaccttgcgtatgatattatatggtccaatgtaccgagggctaagttttcctttctttccaATCCTTCTAACTCCTTTCATCGgtaatacctttaggaatacaCAATCGTCAACTTggaactccaagtctcgtcattGATTATCCgcatatgacttctgatgactttGAGATGCTAATAGCCTTTACTGTATAAGCATAATCttctcgattgcctgttgtaccaattctagtcctactaacttagtttccccaacatcgaaccatcctataggcgAGCTACACCTCCAtccataaagagcttcgtatggagctatctgaatactagaatgatagctattattacaCGTGAACTCGATAAGAGGCAAATGATCATCTCAGATGcccctgaagtctatcacacataTCCATaatatatcctcaagtgtctgaatagtacactTAACTTGTCCAtctatctggggatgaaatgctatactaagacttacctgagtccccagtCTTTTTAGGAAAGACCTCttgaaattagctgtaaactgagctcctctatccgagataatagatttagggacaccatgaagtcgtactatttctttaatgtaaagccttgcataatcctctgcggaatatgtagtcctaacaggtacaaaatgggctgattttgtaagtatatcaacaatcacccatatagaatcgaacttacgttgggtacgaggtaagcctatgatgaaatctgTATTGATTACTTTCCACTTTCAAGTCGGAATCtatatagcctgcaataatccaccgagtttttgatgctcaatcttaacctgctgacagttagggcactgagcaacaaactctgctatatcctttttcattccgtcccaccaatatatttccctgatatcatgatacatctttgttggtCCTGaatggatagaataacgagaataatgagtttctcccataacctgccgacgCAGCCCaacaacattagggacacataatcgccCTTGATATCTAAGGACCCCATCTTTTGTAATATCAAACGGTGTCTTCTCCTTATGAGGGGTTGTATCCCTATAATgagctaacacaggatcctcgtattggcgttccttcacttcagttactaaagaggatgttgttgtgtcctgaatagtaacttcTCGTATCACCTGAATCtaataatcgaactccaagattagctagcCGATGAACCTCATGGGCTATTCCCCTCTTCTCtcgctgtaaatatgacaggctacctgatagcatcctaggaagctcaaatctattcaaggacaagaatgaagatTTGGAgatactttccaagattgacctggttttgtttcctagtgtttttccttttcctaaggtatttggacttgttgtccaaagtagtttaggactttatttccttgtttttaggtaggaatttcgtgaccccctctctatataaaggggtgtattctttgtttttagattttagattattatagactattatcaataaatattgtgagatttttcttacACTCTTGTGTGTtactactcttggatttattcttcaaccttcaagactcaacttaaggtggtaagattaaactctttcgaaatcttatatcacttctaggtattcaagaaaggtgataagtttaggcttattgttgttcttgttattctaaagggccgggtttcacaatctatctcttgtttttaattctctaccaaaggcgattagttctttgttagctaattgttgttgttaggattcaacttcaagaatagacttcttgaattcaatctatctttaatttttcattgttttttgtttctttattttcttttagcttctgcacgtttcttgattttctttagtaattcttggacccctatcgtgttgttatcactacccatagatctacggctaagggcgtcggctactaattcgccttccctggatgatatatAAAATATCCacgtcatagtctttaagtatcTCCAACCATCTCttttggcgtaaattcaattccttttgcttaaagatatactgaaggctcttatgatccttATAGATATCAGCACGAATGCCATACAAaaagtgcctccacatctttagtgcatgaatcactgtggctaactctaaatcatgggtcgAGAAATTCTTCTTGtgctttctgtcacgacccaaacatgtcatgacccaaaccgatggtccgcgacgggcacccggtatcttactcaaccgagtaccaatataacgtatctttttgtatcatactatcatcgGCAACTGGGCCGGGGAGGctaccgtgagataagtagaatacgaCATGAAATACCAAcgtatacataagacatacgggcctaaaagacaaaaataaccactcgtacactgaacataggccgacaagtcaatacaatcttttacgcacatgacatttgtctacaagcctctaagaatacataattatcataaaggtcgggacagagccccgccataccaaacaatacacgtctaaatcatactgaccaaacaagcaactccggagtaaatggagcgcaccaacaccttccgctgagctgatcgacaacttggaggactctcgacctgtctatcgggacctgctgGCATGACACGCAGCATCCCCCGGCAAAGgtacgtcaatacaaataatgtaccgagtatgtaaagaatgaaaatcagtaaacaatggACAtaagaaaaacatggagtaaaagactccacatgtatgtctgaatagctttgtgaatcattaatatttacaatgtcatacatatgcatataaatatcataccatgcttaggtatatacgttcataacatcatcaagcctctgcgggtatcccatcatatcatttcggccactgtgggcaaatcatcaacgtatacccgctgatcaggtggtggtgcgtatataacgccgtaaccttttcccatatccaatATACATATAATGTACATATATACGAAtatataatgtcatctggtcatgggtcaatgtatatgtataaatgaatgcaatgcatgagaagtacgtcaataaaatatctcggaatgtcataagactattatgcctctgattaatatcattaaataaacttaatcaacttatgtattttctgagacccatgaacaaatgatagaataataagacacatggagaatcaagaatatgcacacccctagtatttctatgaata
Protein-coding sequences here:
- the LOC138898855 gene encoding uncharacterized protein; the encoded protein is MKGVRRIGKKGKLSPRYIGPYNIIRKVGQVAYELDLPSDMESVHPVFHVSMLRNCIGDPSRFVSVDDVQVTEHLSYEETPIAILDRQVQRLRNKDVASVKVHWRNNNLEEMTWETEEDMKSRYPPLFPLPENDLAETS